Genomic segment of Iocasia fonsfrigidae:
TCCTGGCATAATCTTTTCTAAGTTTCATCAAGGAAATATCAGATTCTGATAAAATCGTCCGCACATAACGAGATGTTGTTTTAGCCATTTTAGCCAGGTCTTCTATTTTAAGAAACGGGTCTTTATGCGCATTCTCCACAATAATTTCTTTTTTCGTTTTCCACTGATAATTACTCATCAACTCATCCCCTATTAATTATTTTATAAAAGGACAAAAAAGTTAGAGTCCCTTCTTACTCTAATACTAACTACTATACTAATCCAATAGATGACAAGCAACATAATGTCCATTTCCATAATCTTTAAACTCAGGTTCTTTACTACTACATAGGTCTATTGCTTTAGGACAACGCGGGTGAAAACGACAACCAGTAGGGGGATCTACAGGACTTGGTACATCACCTTCAAGAATAATACGTTCTTTTTTAAAACTCGGATCAGGTATCGGTATGGCAGATAATAGTGACTGGGTATATGGGTGTAGGGGGTTTAGATATATTTCATCTTTATCGGTCATTTCTACAATTTTACCCAAATACATAACAGCAACTCGATCACTAATATGTTTTACCACACTCAAATCATGGGCAATAAAAAGATAAGTTAACCCATATTCCTGTTGTAAATCCTGTAAAATATTGATAACCTGTGCCTGAACAGAGACATCTAAAGCCGAAACTGGTTCATCAGCAATTATTAATTTGGGATTTACTGCCAATGCCCTGGCTATACCAATCCTTTGTCTCTGTCCACCACTAAATTCATGTGGATAACGCTTCATCTGTTCTACGGTTAGACCAACATTATTCATCAACTGACTAACTCTTTCATATTTTTCTTGCTTATTTTTAACTAAATTATGGATATCTAATGGTTCACCAACTATATCAGCAACTGTCATTCGTGGATTTAAAGATGCATAAGGGTCTTGGAAAATGATCTGCATCTCTTTACGAATTTCACGTAATTTACCTTTGTTTAAGGATAAAATATCTCTTCCATCAAATATAACCTCCCCTGCTGTTGCTTCAAGGAGACGCAAAATAGTGGCCCCTGCTGTTGATTTACCACAACCTGACTCACCAACCAAACCAAGTGTCTCACCTTTCTTAATAAAAAAACTTATATCATCAACAGCCTTAACATAAGCTACTGTTTTTTTAAAAACACCTGCTTTAACAGGAAAATACTTCTTTAGATTATTTATTTCGAGTAACTTTTTTTCCTCTAATGCCAAGACTCTCACCTCCAGTAAGAATATATTTGTTTATGCTAATTCAGTTTGGTCACTCAGTTCTCCTAATCTATCTAAATGCCAGCACCTTACCTGATGCCCATCTTCAGTCACCCTCATCTCTGGTTCAGCAGCTAAACATTTATCATCAGCCAGGGGGCATCTTGTATTATACTTACATCCCTCTGGAAAATCATAAGGGCTCGGCACTATACCCGGTATAGTAGTTAATCTAGCAACTTTTTTATCCAAACGAGGTACTGAATTAAGAAGTCCCCAGGTATAAGGGTGTTGTGGATTAGCAAAGATTGTATTAACATCCGTATATTCAACAACTTTACCAGCATACATTACAGCAACCCGATCTGATACTTCAGCAATTACACCTAAATCATGAGTAATCATCATAATGGACATCTCAAATTTATCTTTCAAGTCATTCATCAAATCCAGTATTTGGGCCTGAATTGTTACATCAAGAGCAGTTGTCGGTTCATCGGCAATTAATAATGCCGGGTCACAGGAAAGAGCCATCGCGATCATTACCCTCTGCCTCATACCACCACTTAGTTGATGAGGATATTCACTAATTCTTTGTTCTGGTAATGGTATACCGACCTTTCTTAACATCTCCACCGAGTGTTCCCTCGCCTCTTCTTTGGAAACCTTTTGATGAAGTATAACCACCTCAGAGATCTGCTCCCCTATTGTAAATACAGGATTAAGTGAAGTCATAGGTTCTTGAAAAATCATAGATATCTCATTTCCCCTAATCTCTCTCATCTCAGCCTGACTTAATTTAGTTAGATCCCTTCCCTTAAAAAATATATTCCCATCGATTATCTTTCCCGGAGGTTCAGGAACCAAACGCATAATTGATAAAGAGGTAACACTCTTTCCACAACCTGATTCACCAACAATACCCAGAGTCTCGCCAGGGTATATCTCAAAGTCTACCCCATCTACGGCTTTAGAAACCCCCTGTTCTGTATAAAAGTAGGTTTTCAATCTCTTCATTTCAAGTAATTTTTCTTTAGACAAGTAAATACACCTTCTTTCACCTTAGTTTTGTAATTTAGGGTCAAGTATATCCCGGAATGCATCACCTATTAAATTCCACGATAAGCAAAAAAGGGTAATCGCTGTGCCGGGAATTATTACTGTAAACCAATAATTTAATGCATTACCCTGACCACCTAAGATCCAATTACGAGCAAAAGATATCATCTGCCCCCAATCAGCATAACCCTCTGGTGCTCCTATTCCCAGAAAACTAAGTGATGAAGCCGTTATTACCATTGAGCCCATTCTCATTGATGCCTGGATGACTACGGGGAAAATAGTATTAAAAATAATATGCCTAAATATTATTCTAAAATCATTAGCCCCTAAGGCATTAGCAGCAACTACAAATTCTTCACTCTTAATAGATAAAACCTGCGATCTCATCAAACGGGCAGTATTCATCCAGCCAAATGTTATTAAGGCAATCATCATATTTGTTATACCCTGGCCAAGTATAGTAGTCATTACAATAGCAGCTACCATAAAAGGTATTGACATAAAAACATCAGTAATCCTCATCATAATTTCATCAATCCACCCACCATAATAAGCAGCAATTGTACCTACAATGATGCCCAATAAGGTACTTATACCTACCACAACAAAACCTATCCTGAAGGCCGTTCTTGTCCCCCAAATAATACCATAATAGATATCATACTGACCTTCAGCAGTACCAAAAATGTGTTCCTTACTAGGAGGTTGTGGTTCAAAAGCCCACCCAGCACGTGGTATTAAATAGGGTTCATCACTATCTTCTGCTGGAGCAATAAAAGGTGCAAAAGTAGCAATTATTACAAAAAACAATATAATTATTAAACCGATCAATGATATTTTATTTTTTACTAATCTCCTGAAAACCTCTTGCCAGTCCAATTATAATCACTCCAATCTTATTCTTGGGTCAATAAGTGCGTAAGAAAGGTCTACACAAAGATTTATGACTATTAAAAGTACTCCAAAATACATAGCCCCTCCTAGAACAGCAGGGTAATCTAGCTGTTGGGCTGCCTGGGCCATAAAATGGCCTAAACCCCTGATATTAAAGATACTCTCAGTTATAACAAGACCACCCATTAACCCCAAAACCATCTGACCTGCTACAGTAACAACCGGAATCAATCCATTTCTTACAGCATGTTTATATACTACCACATTGTCATTAAGCCCTTTGGCCCGGGCAGTCCTAATATAATCTTTACGTAAGGTCTCTAACATACTAGACCTGGTTATTCTCATAATAAAAGCCCACCAAAGAATAGCTAAAGTAGTAACTGGTGCAATTAGGTGCCTTATAGCATTAAAAACAACAGCAAAATCCAAATTAAGAATCCCGTCAAGCACATAAAAGTCAGTATAATTTACAAAATCAGCTGACTGGACAACTGCCATCGCCCAATTATCTAATCTCCCAGGTGGGAACCACCCAAGGGTTCCATAAAAAATCATTAAAATAATAAGTCCAAAAACAAAGGTAGGGATTGACCACCAGACAACAGCAAGGATTCTACTTATATGGTCCCATTTATCATTATGATGAACTGCGGCAAATATTCCCAGAAAAATACCACCTAAGATAACAGGAAATAAAGCGAATAAGGCCAATTCAGCAGTGGCCGGAAAACGGTCTTTAATAGCCTGAGTAACCGGTGCCCCGCCAGATTCAGACCAGCCAAAATCCCCCTTAACTACACTACCTATCCAACGGCCATACTGTTTATACCACGGATCATTAAGTCCATACTTGACCACTAATTTATCTACATCATCAATACCTTTAAGTTGTGCAGGGTCTTTGATATATGTACTCAATCTCTCATAAGGACTGAGCATCATTATCATACTAAATATCAATAAGCTTACCCCCAATAATATAATTGGAAGCATCAATAATCTTCTAGTAATATATGATAACATCTTACATCCCTTTCTTATTCATACTAATTTTAATTTATCTTTATTTTTTATAGGTATCAGGAGGGAGTATACCCCCCCTCCTGATAATTCATCTATTATTAGTCTAATTACTAAGCTATACTATATAATTCTATTTATCAAGATAATAGAAATTCACCCCATCATGAATAATAGGGTCATATTCCCAACCTGATACCCAATCACGCATTACAAGATGGGCTGCCGGTTGGTAGAGATAAATATCAGTTGCATAATCATAACAGAGCTGTTGTAACTCTTGATAGATTTTCTCCCTTTCTACTGGGTCAGTTAACTCAGCAGCCCTGGTAATCAATTCATCAACCTCCTGGTCTTTGGCGAATTTAGCATAATTTTCCCCCTTGAAAGCCCCATAGGTTCCATCACTCCTCATAAAAGGCACTGCAAAATTATGTGAATCAGCAAAATCAGCACCCCAACCAATAAAACCAAGTGTAAATTTACCAGCAATCAATTTATCAAGGTAAGTAGCCCACTGGACTCCACGAACATGTACCTTAAACTTATCATTAATACCCTCTATACTGCTCTTAAGCATATCAACAGCAGCCTTTCTCATATCATTACCTGAATTATAAAGGATAGTTATTTCAAAGCCTTTATCCCATAGTTCACCATCAAAGGCCTGTTTAAATTCCTCTGTTGCTTTATCCAAATCCATACTATATAGATCAGAATCTTCATCAAAACCAAGAAATCCCTCAGGTATTGGACCACGCGACTGCTGACCCTCGCCCTTCATCACCTCAGCAACAAAGGCCTGATAGTTCATAGCATAAACAAAACCTTTTCTAACATGAAGATCACTAAAGAAATCGGCTGGTATACCCTTACCATCAAGTTTACCACTATGAACATCTGGATTACCTTCACTTACAATATCCCAGTTCATTAATCCAACTCCAGTATAAGGCCGGGGCAGACCAGAAATAATCTTGACATTGTCCAGATCCCTTGCCTGGTCAAGGTACTGATTATCGACATATACTATATCAGCATCACCACGTTGTAACATCAACTTACGGGTAGACCATTCATCAATCATCTTAATAACTACATTTTCAACCTTAGCAGGGGCACGCCAATAGTCATCATTCTTCTTTAAGGTAATGCTTTCCCCTTTAACCCAGTTCTCTAGTTTAAAAGGACCAGTTCCATTGGTTTTATCGTAAAATGGATCAACCTCTTTGGTTGGGTCGTGATATTTAGCGATTGTCTCTGGACTGCCGTCCCAACCGCCCTGTTCAATAGCCCATTCTTTATCCATAATCGCTGTTAGACCATTATCATGACAAATAATACTCAAGAATGGGGGATATGGTTTCGGTAAATGGAATATTACATTCTGACCATCTACTTCTATGGTTCTGGCCAGATAATTATAAACCTCTCTGGACTGTTCTGCTGTCAATGTTTTAGGGTCTTCTACCCCAACAAGCTCTTTCGTGATATCTGCCAGTCCACCTACCCCAAATAAGGGGTCATATAACATCCATAAAGGACCACCTTCACGGTCATGAATAAGACTTCTCAGGAAACTGTATCGAATATCTTCTGGTGTAAGTGTTCCACCCTCATGAAACTTAACATCCTCTCTAATAGGAAAAACATAGCTTGTCCCCTTATCCTGGATTAAACCATTTTGATCAGAAGGAACCTTAGTTGCCAACATCGGTTCAAATTTAGTCATATCCCCCTGTTTAAAGCTAATCAAGTTTTCATAGATATTAACATAGATCTCCTGGCTGCGTTCATCATACTGATAATGTGGGTCAAGGCTATCAATAGTACCCATATTAACCTTTGTAATCGTATCAGGGTTAGAAACTGACACCTCTTCCTTCTTTGTTTCTGGTGCCGGTTGATTAGAATAAAACAACACACCTACAATTACCAATGCAAGAATAACTAATGTTATAATCAGCTTTTTGTTCATTAAATCCTTCCTCCTTATTTAAATTATTTTGATATACGTATACCACGCTTGTCCAAAAACCCCCCCTAGAAGCAAATTACCATGATCATTTTTTTAGAAATTAAAATATACTATATGTAAGAATCTGTTCGAAAAGTATCAGAATATACCGACGGGGATTATATATCCCCTGTTTATTACTTTTCGAACATACACTGTAAGTATATTATTTGACTTATTACTAAATATTTATTAAGTAACACAAATCGCCTAAAACTTATCTCAATATGTTTCTACACAAACTAACACAAGTTATAAATATTAAGCAGTGTTTAATATTTATTAATGACCTGTGTTAGTTATCAACGCCTAATATTATATAGTAATTTTTTAATAAAGTCAATTATCTATTCCAAATTTTACAAATCAACCCAGGATATAAACTTAGAAAATCATTCTTATAATTATCCATATTATATAATCGTTTATAGTGGTTATAAACAATAAGAATTTGTTTTACATATTCTCTTGTTTCCTTATAGGGTAATTTATCCAGATCCAGATTAGTCCATTCACCTTCCAGCCATCTCTTCACATTACCCCGACCGGCATTGTAGGCAGCCAGAACAAGAATGAGTTCATTATTAAACTCCTTATTTAGACTATTTAAATACCAACTGCCGAACTCAATATTAACTTCCGGTATGTATAATTGATCATCACTATAACCTTCATCCCTATTTAACTGTTGAGCAATCCAGCTGCCGGTATCGGGCATTATCTGCATTAACCCTCTAGCTCCCTTATGAGACCTGGCATCAGGATCATACCTGCTTTCTACATATACCAATGCAGAAACAAGATCTGGATCTAAATTATATCTTAAAGAATTTTCAATAATTATTTCTTCATAATTTAAGGGATATATAATCTTCCAGAACCAGTCCAGTTGAAAAAGAACAAATAAAATAGTCACTAATAAAAGGAATATAATTACAGCCTTTTTTATATCCTGAATTCTCTCAAGCACAACTTCTCCTCCATAATAAGCTCTATTTATTTATATTATATTATATTATTATCTTCCTTTTTATATTACAGTTATTTCTATTCTTTTTCGATAATACCATGGAGTATAATATCTGCTGTCGCTACATTAGTTGCCAGAGGTGTATTATGTACGTCACATACACGCAATAAAGCAGTTATATCTGGTTCATGCGGCTGGGCTGTCAGGGGATCCCTCAAGAAGATTACACCATCAACCCTTTCTTTAGCTATCTCAGCCCCGATCATCTGATCACCACCGAGAGGACCTGATTCCATACGTTCAACTGGTAGACCCACCTCCTCATTTATTAATTTACCTGTTGTACCAGTAGCTACCAGATCACATTCCCTTAATAAATCGCGATTTTTTTTGGCAAATTCAATCATAACTGATTTCTTCTCATCATGTGCAATTAAAGCTATTCTTTTGATTTTCATTCAGATCACTCCATAATTTGATTATTTTCTGTTTTAATTCCCTAATACCTCCATTGTTGTCTATTACAAAATCTGCCATCTGGCATTTTTCCTTTATAGAAAGCTGGGCCTCTATGCGGGATACCGCCTCATCAGTAGTTAAACTATCCCTTTCCTTAAGGCGTTCAAGTTGGATATCACGGGAGGTATATACTACCCAAACACAATCAACCAGCTCATCAAGGCCGACTTCAAAAAGTAATGGGGCATCAATGACAATTACTTCATTGTCAGCAAGAGAATTTACCATATTTTTAATTTCCGAAATGATTATAGGATGGGTAATGGATTCTAACTCTTTTTTCTTTTGCTGGTCATTAAAAACTAACCTAGCAAGCCTTCTTCGATTGATACTTCCATCATCATTTTGAATATACTGGCCAAAGGTTTCAACAATCATCTCCCAGGCCCTGGTGCCGTATTTCATTGATTGGTGGGCAATTTTATCAGCGTCAATAATTACTGCTCCTAATTCTTTTAGTATCGCAGAAACAGTAGATTTACCAGAAGCAATACCACCAGTCAAACCTAATAACATCTGAACCCTCCTTAAAAAAGCTTTATTATACCCAGCAGAATAATTATAAAACCTGGTATCAGTTCAAACTTATCAGGTAAAATATCCCCTAATTTCCTGGCAAGCAAGAAACCAATACTAACAAAACTAAGGCTAACCAGTCCTATTATAACTGGTATAATTATACCAGTTATGCCAGACATACCTGCACCCACCCCTGCCCCAAGGGCATCAAGAGCCAGGGCCAGCCCCAGGAAAAAAGCCTCTGAAATATTTATACTACCTGACCTATCCAGGTCTGCTTCTTCCGGGTCTTTCAGGATTTTAATAATAATCCCTAATACTTTAACCCTTATGGAAAATATTATTACTTCTTCTTGTTTAAGCAAATCCCTTTTTTTATTATTATAATTTAAAAAAACAGAATAAACAAGCCAAATTCCTATAAATATTAAGATTATACTCCCCAAATATCTGGCTGTCTTTTCATCAAGATAGCCAGCAATCCCTTCACCGAGGCAACTACTTAAATATATTGAAATAGAAGAAATACCACTAATGATTAATAAAGGAATAAAGCCTATTTTTATGCCCCGCAGTCCATAAGTAACTCCAACAGTAAAACCATCTATACTGATGGCCATTGCCAGGAGAATCACTGACCATTCAAGAGGTAAACCCATCTATATCAGCCTCCCCATACTCAAGATACCTTATTATTATATGAAAAAGACTGCTAGATGGTTACTCATTTAAAACTATTTCTGACAATGGGGACAAAAATGGGTCCCCCTCCCTGCCACTTTCTCCTTTACTATCTCTTCTCCACAAACAGGGCATTCCTTCCCTTCCCGCTGATAAACCAGCAATTTTTTCTGAAAACTACCTTTTTCTCCCCGGGCATTACGGTAGTCTCTAAATGATGTCCCCCCATACTTAATACCCATTTTAAGCACATTTCTTATTCCCTTATACAGTCTTTCAATTTCCCTATTTTTAAGGGTATCTGTCCTTCTAAAGGGAAGTATACCGGCTCTGAAAAGGGCTTCATCCACATAGATATTTCCCAATCCAGCCAGAAAGGACTGGTTAAGAAGTAAGGCCTTAATATTGCTCTTCCTCTTCTTTAACATTTTATGGAAATCACCCAGGGTAAAATCATCATCTAATGGTTCAGGACCAAGTTTATCTAGTCCCCCTGCCCTTTCCCAGCTATTATCATCTACCAGATACATTCGACCAAATTTCCTTACATTATTAAACCTCAGATCTATAGCATTATCTAATCTAAAGATTATATGGCTGTGTTTATCAAAGGTGAGATCAGAGGGTTTAAGGAATAATTTCCCGGTCATTCTCAAGTGAATAACCAGTGTCAACTCATCCTCAATCATAATTAGAATGTACTTACCCCGCCTTCTTATCCCAATAATCTTTTTATTAATCAATTGTTTCCTGAAATCTGAACTTGAAGGATAAGCTATTATTTTTTCTTCACGAATAATTATCTCCATTATTTCTTTTCCTATAATAACCTTACTTAATCCCTGCACAATCGTCTCTACTTCTGGAAGTTCCGGCAATAATAACACCTCATCTATTCTAAGTGATAATCTTTTTTATCTCTCCAGTTCTCACCAACCTGAATATCAGCAATTAAAGGAACAGTCAATTCAACTGCATTTTCCATCTCCCCTTTGACCATTTTAGCAACAGTTGCTAATTCTTTATGGGGTACTTCTAGAACCAGTTCATCATGGACCTGGAGTAAAATGCGGGATTGATATGATTCTTTTTTCAAAGATTCATAAACCCTGAGCATAGCCAGTTTCATAATGTCTGCCGCACTACCCTGTATTGGGGTATTTATGGCCATTCTCTCAGCAAATGAACGTCGGTGAAAATTGCGGCTCTTTATTTCAGGGATATAACGGCGCCTGTCAAAAATGGTAGTTACATAGCCATCCCTTTTGGCTTTTTCCTTAACCTGATTCATATATTCTTTTACACCAGGGAACCTCTCAAAATACCTCTTAATATAGTCTTCTGCTTCCCGGCGCCCAATATTTAGGTCTCGCGCTAAACCATAGGGGCTCATGCCATAGGCTATACCAAAATTAATAACCTTAGCCTCCCTCCTCATATTGGGAGTAACCTCCCCGGCTTCAACCCCAAAAATTTCACTAGCTGTCTGCTGGTGAATATCCTCAGCTTCCTTAAAGGCCTTGAGCATATTTTTATCCCCACTAATATGGGCCAGTACTCGCAATTCAACCTGAGAATAATCAACAGCCAGCAATACCCTTCCTTCCGCCGGAATAAAAGCCTTACGTATCTCCCGACCTTCCTCGGTTCTAATCGGTATGTTCTGTAGATTAGGCTCTGTACTGCTTAATCTGCCTGTAGCAGTAATCATCTGATTGAAACTGGTGTGAACCCGGCCTGTTTCCGGATTAACTAATGGTGGTAAGGCATCAACATAAGTAGACTTTAATTTCATTAACTGACGGTAGTTTTTAATCAAAGGTATAATCTCATGTTTATTCTCTAATTTATCAAGCACCTCTGCACTGGTAGAATATCCTGTTTTGGTTTTTTTAATAACCGGCAGCCCAATCTCATCAAAGAGAATCTCACCTAACTGTTTAGGTGAATTAATATTAAACTCTACACCAGATAAGCTGTAGATTTTTTCTGTTATATCGGCCAGCTCTTTTCCCCAGCGTAAAGACAATTCGGCAAGATAGTCCTTATCCAAGGCAATACCGTTAATCTCCATTTCAGCCAGGACCTTAATCAAAGGCAGTTCTATATCCTGATACATAGCAAGCAAATTTGTCACCTCTAAACGCTTAATCAGGTGTGTTTTAATCTCTGGAAGATTAGCCAGTAAAAGAGCTGACCTCTTTTGAACACTTAAATCCTGTGCCATCTCTAGGTTTAATTCTAGCTTTATTTGTTCCTCTAAAGAAGGTAATTTATCAGAAGGCTTCAATAAATATGCTGCCAGCAAGGGGTCAAAACTAAGACCTGCTAATTCTATACCCTTTTTTTTCAAGGCAATCATAGTCTCTTTGGCATGTAAAATATCCTTTTTTATTTTACTATCATTAAAAAAATCTTTCAACTTATCCAGGAGTTCTTCAGCAACAGCATATACTTCTTTCTCAACACCCAGCAAAATTTCTTCTATTCCGGAACTTACCGGGTGCTCATCATCCTCCAATAAAACCTCCAAAGCAATCTCTTTAGAATCATTTAATATCTCAAGTAAGCTGTCCAGTTCCTTTGCATTACTAATATCCTTTATTTGTATATCATTATCCATCAGCTTTTTTGTTGTTTTAAATCTATCAATTAAGCTAGTAAATTCAAGCCTCTCCAGGAAAGGAACTATATCCCCTTCTACCGGAGCTTCTAACTTACAATCTGCAAAATCTATTTTTAAAGGGACATCTACCACAATCTCTCCCAGCCTTTTACTTAGGCGGGCCTGCTCAGCATAATTACTTAAATTTTCTTTGCGTTTCTTACCAGAAACCTTTGCTATATTTGCTAAAATATTCTCAAGATCAGCAAATTCTTTAAGTAGTTTAATAGCTGTTTTCTCTCCAATACCCGGAACACCAGGAATATTATCAGAACTATCACCCATTAAACCCTTCATATCAATCAACTGACTGGGTGACAAACCATATCGTTCCTCTATTTTCTCTTGATTATATTCCACTATATCACTTATACCCTTACGGGTATACAGGACATTAATATGAGCATTTACCAGTTGTAATGAATCTCGATCACCAGTAACTATCTTGACCTCCATACCCTCTTTATCCCCCATCACGGCCAGGGTTCCGATCACATCATCTGCTTCATACCCTTCAAGTGATAGAATTGGTATCTTCAAATACTCAAGTAGTTTCTTAATTAATGAAATCTGTGGACTTAGTTCATCAGGCATCTTCTTGCGGTTGGCCTTATAATCTTCATATTCTTCATGACGAAATGTAGGGGCTTTTTTATCAAAAGCAACCAACATAAGGTCAGGTTTTTCATCATCAATAAGCTTAAATAACATCCTGGCAAAACCAAATACTGCATTAGTATATTCACCCTCAGAATTCTGTAGTAAAGGCAGGGCATAAAAAGCCCGATGAGCCAGACTATGTCCGTCTAACAAAAACAATCTCTTACCCAAACTAATCACTCCTTCTCCTATATTTATTCCCCATAAATCGAAAAAAACCTGCTTGAAATGATTAGATAAGAATCTTTGACCTAGAATACTTTTTAATAAAATTAAGCTCTTATTATAAAACAGACAAATATATTTGCTGAACGACTCTAGAAATTATCCGTAGGCAGGACGCCGAAGGAGAATTTCTCGACAGTAAGCAAAGGCAGGACGCTGTAGCGCACGACAAGGTAAGTAAAATATTTGTCGGTCTTCAAAGTTATCGAAAATAAATTTTATGGTAACAAAAAAAAGCACAATCTATTAAGACTATGCCTTTTACTTAAAAATCTATTTCTATTAATTAATTGACTGAAGGTCATATGGTGTTTCCTGGTAAACATAATAATTCAACCAGTTAGTATATAATAGGCTGGCATGACTCCTCCAGGTCATTAAAGGAGCTTCTTCAGGATTATCAGCAGGGAAATAATTTGCAGGTATCTCTATATTTAACCCCCTGTGTTTATCCCTTAAGTACTCCTTTTGCAGTGTATTAATATCATACTCAGGATG
This window contains:
- a CDS encoding ABC transporter substrate-binding protein — encoded protein: MNKKLIITLVILALVIVGVLFYSNQPAPETKKEEVSVSNPDTITKVNMGTIDSLDPHYQYDERSQEIYVNIYENLISFKQGDMTKFEPMLATKVPSDQNGLIQDKGTSYVFPIREDVKFHEGGTLTPEDIRYSFLRSLIHDREGGPLWMLYDPLFGVGGLADITKELVGVEDPKTLTAEQSREVYNYLARTIEVDGQNVIFHLPKPYPPFLSIICHDNGLTAIMDKEWAIEQGGWDGSPETIAKYHDPTKEVDPFYDKTNGTGPFKLENWVKGESITLKKNDDYWRAPAKVENVVIKMIDEWSTRKLMLQRGDADIVYVDNQYLDQARDLDNVKIISGLPRPYTGVGLMNWDIVSEGNPDVHSGKLDGKGIPADFFSDLHVRKGFVYAMNYQAFVAEVMKGEGQQSRGPIPEGFLGFDEDSDLYSMDLDKATEEFKQAFDGELWDKGFEITILYNSGNDMRKAAVDMLKSSIEGINDKFKVHVRGVQWATYLDKLIAGKFTLGFIGWGADFADSHNFAVPFMRSDGTYGAFKGENYAKFAKDQEVDELITRAAELTDPVEREKIYQELQQLCYDYATDIYLYQPAAHLVMRDWVSGWEYDPIIHDGVNFYYLDK
- a CDS encoding ABC transporter ATP-binding protein yields the protein MALEEKKLLEINNLKKYFPVKAGVFKKTVAYVKAVDDISFFIKKGETLGLVGESGCGKSTAGATILRLLEATAGEVIFDGRDILSLNKGKLREIRKEMQIIFQDPYASLNPRMTVADIVGEPLDIHNLVKNKQEKYERVSQLMNNVGLTVEQMKRYPHEFSGGQRQRIGIARALAVNPKLIIADEPVSALDVSVQAQVINILQDLQQEYGLTYLFIAHDLSVVKHISDRVAVMYLGKIVEMTDKDEIYLNPLHPYTQSLLSAIPIPDPSFKKERIILEGDVPSPVDPPTGCRFHPRCPKAIDLCSSKEPEFKDYGNGHYVACHLLD
- a CDS encoding ABC transporter permease, with the protein product MDWQEVFRRLVKNKISLIGLIIILFFVIIATFAPFIAPAEDSDEPYLIPRAGWAFEPQPPSKEHIFGTAEGQYDIYYGIIWGTRTAFRIGFVVVGISTLLGIIVGTIAAYYGGWIDEIMMRITDVFMSIPFMVAAIVMTTILGQGITNMMIALITFGWMNTARLMRSQVLSIKSEEFVVAANALGANDFRIIFRHIIFNTIFPVVIQASMRMGSMVITASSLSFLGIGAPEGYADWGQMISFARNWILGGQGNALNYWFTVIIPGTAITLFCLSWNLIGDAFRDILDPKLQN
- a CDS encoding ABC transporter ATP-binding protein — encoded protein: MSKEKLLEMKRLKTYFYTEQGVSKAVDGVDFEIYPGETLGIVGESGCGKSVTSLSIMRLVPEPPGKIIDGNIFFKGRDLTKLSQAEMREIRGNEISMIFQEPMTSLNPVFTIGEQISEVVILHQKVSKEEAREHSVEMLRKVGIPLPEQRISEYPHQLSGGMRQRVMIAMALSCDPALLIADEPTTALDVTIQAQILDLMNDLKDKFEMSIMMITHDLGVIAEVSDRVAVMYAGKVVEYTDVNTIFANPQHPYTWGLLNSVPRLDKKVARLTTIPGIVPSPYDFPEGCKYNTRCPLADDKCLAAEPEMRVTEDGHQVRCWHLDRLGELSDQTELA
- the coaE gene encoding dephospho-CoA kinase (Dephospho-CoA kinase (CoaE) performs the final step in coenzyme A biosynthesis.), whose amino-acid sequence is MLLGLTGGIASGKSTVSAILKELGAVIIDADKIAHQSMKYGTRAWEMIVETFGQYIQNDDGSINRRRLARLVFNDQQKKKELESITHPIIISEIKNMVNSLADNEVIVIDAPLLFEVGLDELVDCVWVVYTSRDIQLERLKERDSLTTDEAVSRIEAQLSIKEKCQMADFVIDNNGGIRELKQKIIKLWSDLNENQKNSFNCT
- a CDS encoding methylglyoxal synthase codes for the protein MKRIALIAHDEKKSVMIEFAKKNRDLLRECDLVATGTTGKLINEEVGLPVERMESGPLGGDQMIGAEIAKERVDGVIFLRDPLTAQPHEPDITALLRVCDVHNTPLATNVATADIILHGIIEKE
- a CDS encoding lytic transglycosylase domain-containing protein: MLERIQDIKKAVIIFLLLVTILFVLFQLDWFWKIIYPLNYEEIIIENSLRYNLDPDLVSALVYVESRYDPDARSHKGARGLMQIMPDTGSWIAQQLNRDEGYSDDQLYIPEVNIEFGSWYLNSLNKEFNNELILVLAAYNAGRGNVKRWLEGEWTNLDLDKLPYKETREYVKQILIVYNHYKRLYNMDNYKNDFLSLYPGLICKIWNR
- a CDS encoding ABC transporter permease, yielding MLSYITRRLLMLPIILLGVSLLIFSMIMMLSPYERLSTYIKDPAQLKGIDDVDKLVVKYGLNDPWYKQYGRWIGSVVKGDFGWSESGGAPVTQAIKDRFPATAELALFALFPVILGGIFLGIFAAVHHNDKWDHISRILAVVWWSIPTFVFGLIILMIFYGTLGWFPPGRLDNWAMAVVQSADFVNYTDFYVLDGILNLDFAVVFNAIRHLIAPVTTLAILWWAFIMRITRSSMLETLRKDYIRTARAKGLNDNVVVYKHAVRNGLIPVVTVAGQMVLGLMGGLVITESIFNIRGLGHFMAQAAQQLDYPAVLGGAMYFGVLLIVINLCVDLSYALIDPRIRLE